From the genome of Pyxidicoccus trucidator:
TCTCCCACCCCGAGTCGGGGCAGCTGGGGGACCAGATCCGCGGCTTCGGCTTCACGAACGACGGCGCGGTGGACACGCTGTTCCGCTTCTTCAGCGCCATCGTGTTCACCAACACCAGCATCGGTGGCCCGCTGGTGGGCTTCCAGAACGACACCCAGCGCCGCAACGTGGAGGCCTTCATGCTGGCGGCCGACACCGACCTGGCGCCCATCGTCGGCCAGCAGATCACCCTCACCAACACCAACGCCTCCACCGTCGGCTCGCGCATCGACCTGCTGATTGCGCGCGCCCGGGCGCCGTTCGCCTCGAAGATTCTGGGCGGCGCGACGTTCGAGGCCGACCTGGTGGCGAAGGTGGCCGTGGCCGGGCGGGTGAAGGGCTACCTGTACGAGCGCACGCCGGGCACGTGGAAGCCCGACGACGGGAGCGCGAACATCACCACCGCGGCCCTGCGCGCGCTGGCGAACACGGCGGGCCAGGAAGTGACGTTCACCGCCGTTCCCCCGGGCTCCGGTACGCGCATCGCGATTGACCGGAACCTGGACGGCACGCTCGACGGCCGGTAGCCGGCACGCCCCGCGGGCGCCCACCCGCGAGCAGTGGGTGCCGACCTGACGCACATGCCCCGTCCCCGGGTTGCCGGGGGCGGGGTTTTGTTTTGGGCGAGGCACGGGTGACGCATGGCACCTGTAAGAGCTCCGGGCCTCTTTCGTTCGCGTGGGTGAACCGCTACCGCCGCATGCCGCCTCGCGGTGTGCCGCACGAAAGGGCTTCACCATGCGCGCTCCCGCCGCCTCCGCCACCCTGGCCGCACTGCTCCTGGCCTTCCAGGCCCATGCCACGGAGGCGACCCCTCCCCACGCGAGCCACCCCGCTCCTCACGCCGGGCACGCAGGTGCCACCGATGGCCACGGTGCCACGTCCTCCGTGGGCAGCGACGTGCCGGACATCCTCTCGCTGCCCATGGCGCGGGAAGCCTCCGGCACCGCCTGGCAGCCGGACGCCACGCCGCACGCCGGCTCCCACCTGTCCTCGGGCCGGTGGAGCTTGATGTTCCACGAGCAGCTCTTCGGAGGGTACGTGGCACAGGGCAGCGAGCGTGGCGCCCGGCGCTTCGCCGGCACGGGCTGGCTGATGCTCATGGCGCAGCGCCCACTGGGCGAGGACAGTCGGCTCGGCCTCCGGCTGATGCTCAGCCCCGAGCCCCTCACCGCCGGCGGCAGGGGCTACCCCCTGCTCTTCCAGAGCGGCGAGACGTACGCGGGCGAGCGGCTCCATGACCGGCAGCACCCGCATGACCTCTTCATGGAGGCGGCCGTGACGTACACGCAGGCACTTGCGCCGGGCTGGGGCCTGCAGCTCTATGCCGCGCCCGTGGGAGAGCCCGCCCTTGGCCCCGTCGCCTCACCCCACCGCGTGTCCGCGGCGGCGGACCCGCTGGCGGCCATCGGCCACCACTGGCTCGACTCCTCGCACATCAGCTTTGGCGTGCTGACCGCCGCGCTGTTCACCCCCACCGCGAAGCTGGAGCTGTCCTGGTTCAACGGGCGCGAGCCGGATGAGAACCGCTGGGACTTCGACCTGCGCGTCCCCGACTCCCTCGCGGTGCGCCTCACCACCAACCCCACGCGCCACGTGAGCGCCCAGGTGTCCTACGGCTACCTGCCCAGCCACGACCCGCTGGAGCCCGACGAGCCCCTGCACCGGCTCACCGCCTCGGCCATGTACCACCGGCCCGTGGGCACCGCCGGGCACTGGGCCACGACCGCCGCCTTCGGCCGCAACGTGGGCGAGCACTCCGGGGACACCAACGCCTTCCTCGTGGAGTCGACCCTGGACCTCGACGGCCGCAACGTCCTCTTCGGGCGCGCGGAGTACGTGGAGAAGACGGACCACGACCTCGTCCTGCCCGAGTCCTTCCACGGCTCGTCCTTCGACACCGTGGGGCTGTCCCTGGGCTACCTGCGCAACCTCGGCACGTGGGGAGACCTCGTCCCCGGCATCGGCGCGCGGGTGAGCGTCAATCCCGTGCCGGAGCCGCTACGGGGCGAGTACGGCCCCGCGCTCCCCGTCGGCGGCATGGTGTACCTGCGGCTCGTCTCCGCGCCCATGCGGCACTGAGGTGGACTCGCCGGGGTTGCACCCGGAGTGCGCGGGGCGCCAGACTCCAGGGATGATCTCAGCCCGGACGTTGAGCGAGGTGTTGAGTCTGACTCCGGACGCGACTCATACCGCGCATATCCCCATCCTGACCGACGCCGTGTTTGACGCGCCGGAACCCGAGCGCACCGCCGCGATCGACCGCTTGCTGGCGGTACATGGCTCCCGCGATGTCCAGGTCTTTCTGAACAGCTTCCGTCCCGCGCCCCTTTTCATTCCCTCCCGAATGATTGACATGCTGGACCATGCCGACGCACGGGCCAGGCACGTCGCGGCGACCTTCATCAAGCCCGGGCAGTTCCCCGCCGGGATTCCGGGCCTCTTGCGTGGGCTGGCAGACCCGGACGGTCGCGTACGCGAGGCCTGTGTCGCGGCATTCCAGGAGGGGAACCTGGACCTGGCGGGGCTCCGGGAGCACCTCACGTCTCCGCGAATGGAGGTGCGAGAAACCGCACTCCAAGTCCTCTTCACGAGAGCCGAGCGCCATGAGCGATTCCGCATGCGCACCTTCTTCAAGGAAACCCCTGCCTTCTGTGCGGAACTGGAGCCGCTACTGACCGATACAGCGGCTCCCGTGCGACACCTGGCTGCGGTCCTGCTGGAGAACACACTGGAGACCGCGGGCGGATGGGAGACACTCCTCGACGCGGCCCGATCGTCAAGCGATGAGCGGGTGCGCGACCGCGCGATGGAATGCCTCGTGACTCTGCGGCCACGAATGGCCCACCAGACGCCGGAAGTGGTCCGAACGCTGGGAGTGCGATTGAAGGAGGTACCTCAAGACGAGGAACGTCGGAGACTCATCGAACAACTGGGTCGTCTCGCGGAGCAGAGCGTTGATGTAACGGAGTTGCTGATTGGCGAACTCAGGCGCGCGCCGAGCGGTGCCCCCCTTGACGGCGAGCTTCTGGCGAGAAGGGATTCGTGTACCGAAGAGTTGGTGGATGCGCTGTCCAGGTATCGGAGCATTCCCGACAGGGTCCTTCCGCGGCTCCTCGCGGAGCTGGAGGACTCGCGGCTCCCGGGCCTGGGCCGCGCCGGTTTGATACGCGCCCTCACCTGGTTTGGCATGGGCGAGGAAGTCGTCGATGCGTTCGTTCGCGAACTCGGGCGGGATACGGGCGAGAGCGTCGAAGCCGCGGCGCAGGCGCTCATCCCATTCCAGGGAGAGAAGAGGCCCCGCATCGCACGGCTGCTGGAAGTGATGGAGCGCCCTACCCTGCCTCTCATCGCGCGCTATGGCGTCGCAGTGGTGCTGGGGCATTGGGGGGAGCCTGCCGCCATCGCGCCCCTGCGTGCCCTGCTGGAGCAGGAGGGTGCGCTGTTTCCGATGCGGACCCTGTTCTACTCCGAGACGCCACGAAGCTGCCACGCCGTCCCGGTACAGATTCCCTTCATGAAGATTCTTGCAGCTCGCGCGCTCGGCAACCTTGGGCGGCCCGCCGTGGGAGTACTGCCCGCGCTCCTGGAGAATGTGTTGGGGGGCCCGCCTCCCCTGGCGAATGCGATGCGGAGCGCGGTGCTGGCGTTGGCGCCCACGCGAGCCGAGCTGGATGCAACGCTACCGGAACTGATGGAGCGCCTCCCGCGACGCACCCCACGGAGATGGGGTGACCGTGCCAAGCTGGAGAAGGCGCTCCAGCACGAGTTCGTGGAGCTGGTCCAATGGCTCCAGGAACGCGGCTCCACCCCGCCATGAAGGCTCAGCTCTCCGCCGCGCAGGCTCCGTCCAGCGCGTCGCCCGAGGCCCCCTCGCAGGTGCCGCTCTCGCAGTCCCTGTCATCGAAGCAGGCCTCGCCCTCCGCGCGCTTCTTCACGCACGTGCCATAGCGGTCCCCGGGCGTGAAGTGGCTGGAGCACGTCAGCGCCTGCGCGCACTCGGCGGCCACCGTGCACGCCTCGCCCTCGCCTCGCAGCGCGTAGTCGCATACGCCCTGGAGCGCCGGGCCGTCTTCCCCTCTGGGGAAGCTGCACATCAGGTCATCCGGGCACGCCTTCTGCGCGTCGCACGGCTCGCCCAGGCCCGAGGAGCAACCCGCGGCCAGCACCACCGCGCACAACCAGGGCATCACCCTCCAACGCATCCGCATCACAGCGAGGCCTCCAGGGAAATCACCGCCGAGCGGCCCGGCTCATCCACGCCGGAGCCATGGGTGCGGTACGTCGCATCGAACAGGTTCTGCACCGTCAGCGCCGCGGACAGCCGCTTGCCCAGCTTCGCACCCGCCCTCGCGTGGAAGACGATGAACGCCGGGGTGCGCGCGCAGTCCGGCACCTCCGCGCAGGTGCGGATGTCCAGCAGGTCCGCCTCCGAGAAGTTCTCCTGCGCCAGCGCCCAGCGCGACACGCCCTCCAGGAAGAAGACCTCGCCCGGCTCCCACGTGGCACGCAGCAGGCCGTTGAGCGGCGGCGTGCGCGACAGCGGCTCGAGGATGAGCGGCTGGCCTTCCACCGTGAGGTCCCTGCGCCGCTGACGCGTGTGCGTGTACGTGGCGTGGGTCGCCAGCGTCAGTGACGGCAGCACCTTCACGGCCACCGAGGCCTCCAGCGCGTGGATGTCCGCGCGCTCGCGGTTCTGCCGCGTGAGGTAGGGCACGCCGTCCGGATTGAACTCTTCACCGTCCAGCAGCGTCGGCACGTTGCCCACGATTCCGTCCACCACCGTGTAGGCGTAGAAGAGCTGCGCGCCCACCGGGCCGCGGTCCACGCGCGTGCCCACCTCGGCCGTATAGGACTGCTCGGGGTGCAGGTCCCCCCCGGGCACGAGGTAGCCCGGGCCCTCGGCGCCCAGCCGCAGGTAGTCGTCGATGTTCGGCGCCCGGAAGCCCGAGCCCAGGTTGAGCAGCACCGAGACGCCCTCCGCCACCCGCTGACGCACGCCCAGCTCTCCCGCCAGACCCACCGCGTTCTGCGTGTTGGCCGGCAGCACGGGCAGCGGCACCGCCGCATCGGGGAACAGCGCGGCGAGCCGTCCGTCCTCGGGCAGCGACACGTGGTGGAGCTGCGCCCGCAGGCCCGCGTGGTACGAGAAGGGCCGCTCCACGTCGCTCGACAGCAGGCCGAAGACGCCGGCCGCCAGCGCGGTGGGCGCTCCCGGGTAGCGCGCGGATTCCGGGATGGAGGAGAAGTCCAGCTCGGGCTCCGACAGCGGGCTGCGCCCGAAGGTGCTCGACGCCTTGTCGTGGAAGACCTCCGCCCCGAAGATGGGCACCGGCGCGCCCGGCAGCGCGGAAATCGCCGCGGCCTCGCCCTCGGCGCGCACGCCCACCGTCCACACGTCCACCTGGTCCCGCTCCAGCCTGTCCCGCGACACGCGGAAGCGGTCCACCTGCTCGCCCTGCCGATTCACGCTGACTTCCACGGCGCCCCGCCGCAGGAACCCCGAGCCCGCGTGCTCCAGCCGCGCATGCGCGAAGTCGCGCACCTGGTCGCTGAAGCGCCGGAAGTCGCCCGGCACCGAGCGGTCCAGGCGCGGCGCGTCCGACTGCCGCACGCCCTGGTACTGGAGATAGAGCTGGAGGCCCGGCCGCAGACGCTGGCGAAGCTTCAGCGCCGCGTCACCCTCCTGGTAGCCCGTGTACTGCTGCAGGCCCACGCGGCCTCCGCCCTGCAAGTCGTTGAAGTCGCGCAGCGTGAGCGCGCCGGCCACCGCCGTGTCCTGGAGCGACACGCCCGCGCGCAGGTGCCCCTGGAGGCTCTCGTCCGCGCTGCCCGCCTGCGCGCGCAAGGCGCCAATGGGCGTGGCCTCGGAAGCGAAGCGCGGCCAGAAGGTGCGCACGTTGATGACGCCGCCCAGCGCGTCCGAGCCGTACAGCACCGAGCCCGGACCGCGCACCACCTCCAGCTGCTCCACGAGGAACGGGTCCACCGTGTTGAGGTACTGGTTCGGTCCCGAGCGCACCGTGCCGTTGTTCAGCCGCACGCCGTCCACCAGCAGCAGCACGTGCTGCCCGTACAGGCCGCGGAGGATGGGCGCGCCGCCGCCGTGATTCGTCTTCTGGAGGAAGACGCCCTCCGACTCGAAGAGCGCCTCGGGCGTGGTGCGCGCGGGCCGGCGAGCCAGGTCCTCTCGCGACACCACCGACATCGCGCGCGGCTGGCTGGACGCCGGCCGGGGACGCCGCGTGGCCGTCACCACCGTCTGGGGAATGACGGGCTCCACTCCCAGCTCGGGCTCGACAGCCTCACCCGGTACGGGCGCCGCGGAGGCGTCCGGGGTGACGGACACCGGCTCGAGCGGGACCACGGTGGAGGGAGCCTGGTCGACAGGCGCGGACGGCGCCTCTCCCGTCGGCTCAGGCGCCTGCGCGTCGGAGGCGCCGGTGAGCGGCGCGTCGGCTGGCGTGGAGGAAGGCTCCACCGGAGTGGGGGCCTGCTGGGCGCGGGCCGTGACAAGAGGTGCGCCGACGAGGGCACAGCACGTCATCAAGACGAAGGGACGAAGATGCATGGGGGTGCCGGAGTCTCCTACGAGGATTCCCTCCATGGGAAGACGGGCCCGCTCCGGCCCTGTCGCACCCCGCCAGGGGGCCTGCCTGCCTGCCCCCGACGCTTTTTTTGACGGGGCGCCGGACCGCCCTCCTAATGCCGCGGACAGGTCGGTAGCGGCCTGTAGCAGCCACGCCCGGAGGAAGTCCGATGCAGGATGGAAGCGCCAGCCCCCTGAGCCCCGAGGCTCCATCGTCACCGGCGTCCGCCGAGGTCCCCGTCGACGCGCGCGGTCCCGAGGCCGACATCGTGTCCACCCACGTCCTGGTGCCGGAGGAGCAGGTCCAGAAGCTGCGCGAGCTGGCCCGGCGCACCCGCATCCACCAGAGCGAGTACCTCCGCGAGGCGGTAGACGACCTGCTCGGCAAGTACGGCCGTGGCACGCCCAAGGAGGAAGGCCAGTCATGAGCGCCGTGGCCTTCGGCACCCGCTCCTTCTCGTCTCGCACCCGAGAGCCGGCCCCCGCCGCGCTGGTCCGCGACTCGGACGCCGTCCGCGCCCCGCGCACCCGCCTGGCCGCCGAGCGACCTGCCTCCATCCGCGAGGCCATCGTCCGCTGGCTGGACCAGGAGCTGTGAGCCCCGCGTCCGGCCCCTCCCTGGAGGCTGGACCGGAGGACGGGGTAGGCTGGGGACTCCTCTTGCACAGGAGTTCCCACACCCCATGCGTCTTCCCTTCCTGACCGCCGCCCTCGCCTTCGTCGCCACCGGCTGTGCGACCTCGGGCGGCTTCGACAAGCTGTACCCCGGCATGTCGTCCCAGCAGGTCGTGGAGGCGATGGGCACGGGGCCGTCGCGCGCCGAGGAGTACCCCGACAAGTCCACCGCCTGGTACTACGGCGAGGACCGGTGCGTGCTCATGCGCGAGGACAAGCTGGTCTCCAAGGCCACCTCCGACGAGAAGGCCGCCCTGAACACGCCCGTTGTCTCCGTGCGCGACACCGCGAAGGCGTACTGCGCTCCGGAGGGCCACGCCCAGAAGGTCAAGCGCGAGCAGGAGATTGAGACTCCGTTCGGCACCATCAAGGGCGACCTCAACCCAGCCGCCGCCGTGAAGAAGGTGAAGGGCGTGGTGACGGGTAACAAGGAAGCGCCGGCCGAGCAGTCCGAGCAGGCCACCACGCCGGCGCCGTAACCCAATCCTCCGAAAAGCCCGGGGCCGCGTGCGAGGACTCGCCGCGGCCCCGTTGCTTTCGTGAGTCCGTGGGCCGCCAGGAGGCCGTCAGGCGGAGGGCGCCGTGGCCCCGCCGTCCTTGTCGTCCAGCTTGCCGGCGATGTCCCGGAAGGACAGGTGGCCGACGGAGAGCAGGATGAGGCCAATCACCACCTGCTGCACCGTCTGGCTCAGCCACATGACGTTGGCGTAGGCCAGCCCGCTGGCGTTCACCACGGTGGCAGGGAGGAAGAGGCCGAGGCCCACCTTGGTGGCGGCCTGGAAGGTGCCCATCATCCCCGGCGCGGCGGGAATCATGATGCCCACCACCAGCACGCCGAGGACGACGTAGGCCTGGAAGAACGACAGCGTCATCGGCTGGCAGGCCGAGCCCGGCGCCGCGCCCGAACAGTCGAACGCGTTGGCCAGCAGGGCCATGCCGGCGCCGTTCACGCCCCAGTACAGCACCGTGTAGAGGAAGAAGAGGGCAATCTGCTTCCTCTCCGGGAGCTGCCGCATGGCGCCGACGAAGGTGTCGACGATGTCCGCGACTTTGTGGGCCACGCCCGGGGCCAGGCGGCCCACGGTGGCGCGCACGAGGCGAACGGTGCGCTCCTGCTGCCAGAGGCCGAAGAGGAGGAACGCGAGCCCGCCGCCGAACACGCCGAAGAGCACCCAGGAGCCCCACTTGACGTAGCGGATCTCCGGCGTCTCCGTGGGGACGAAGAAGAGCAGCACGCGCATCATCGCCGCGACTGTCAGGCCGTCCACGATGCGCTCCAGCACCACGGACGTCATGGCGGCGCTGCGGCGGATGGAGCTGCGCTGGGCGATGAGGAAGGGCCGGGCGAACTCGCCCAGGCGGAAGGGCAGCACC
Proteins encoded in this window:
- a CDS encoding lysylphosphatidylglycerol synthase transmembrane domain-containing protein encodes the protein MKRAVKLLASLLVTFVFMWWAFRDTDWATQIASLKAANYAWLVPYCGCLLAIHVFRTLRWGCLLSGLEKVPFRKLNEASGIGFMMLLVLPFRLGEFARPFLIAQRSSIRRSAAMTSVVLERIVDGLTVAAMMRVLLFFVPTETPEIRYVKWGSWVLFGVFGGGLAFLLFGLWQQERTVRLVRATVGRLAPGVAHKVADIVDTFVGAMRQLPERKQIALFFLYTVLYWGVNGAGMALLANAFDCSGAAPGSACQPMTLSFFQAYVVLGVLVVGIMIPAAPGMMGTFQAATKVGLGLFLPATVVNASGLAYANVMWLSQTVQQVVIGLILLSVGHLSFRDIAGKLDDKDGGATAPSA
- a CDS encoding TonB-dependent receptor domain-containing protein, which codes for MHLRPFVLMTCCALVGAPLVTARAQQAPTPVEPSSTPADAPLTGASDAQAPEPTGEAPSAPVDQAPSTVVPLEPVSVTPDASAAPVPGEAVEPELGVEPVIPQTVVTATRRPRPASSQPRAMSVVSREDLARRPARTTPEALFESEGVFLQKTNHGGGAPILRGLYGQHVLLLVDGVRLNNGTVRSGPNQYLNTVDPFLVEQLEVVRGPGSVLYGSDALGGVINVRTFWPRFASEATPIGALRAQAGSADESLQGHLRAGVSLQDTAVAGALTLRDFNDLQGGGRVGLQQYTGYQEGDAALKLRQRLRPGLQLYLQYQGVRQSDAPRLDRSVPGDFRRFSDQVRDFAHARLEHAGSGFLRRGAVEVSVNRQGEQVDRFRVSRDRLERDQVDVWTVGVRAEGEAAAISALPGAPVPIFGAEVFHDKASSTFGRSPLSEPELDFSSIPESARYPGAPTALAAGVFGLLSSDVERPFSYHAGLRAQLHHVSLPEDGRLAALFPDAAVPLPVLPANTQNAVGLAGELGVRQRVAEGVSVLLNLGSGFRAPNIDDYLRLGAEGPGYLVPGGDLHPEQSYTAEVGTRVDRGPVGAQLFYAYTVVDGIVGNVPTLLDGEEFNPDGVPYLTRQNRERADIHALEASVAVKVLPSLTLATHATYTHTRQRRRDLTVEGQPLILEPLSRTPPLNGLLRATWEPGEVFFLEGVSRWALAQENFSEADLLDIRTCAEVPDCARTPAFIVFHARAGAKLGKRLSAALTVQNLFDATYRTHGSGVDEPGRSAVISLEASL
- a CDS encoding ribbon-helix-helix domain-containing protein, which translates into the protein MQDGSASPLSPEAPSSPASAEVPVDARGPEADIVSTHVLVPEEQVQKLRELARRTRIHQSEYLREAVDDLLGKYGRGTPKEEGQS